The following coding sequences are from one Chloracidobacterium sp. window:
- the secD gene encoding protein translocase subunit SecD, with amino-acid sequence MKNKGLWIRTFVILAITLSGVYLVFGPRRVPVASDFSWTGIKANLAENINLGLDLKGGSHLVMRVKTDDYLKTLTENNGQAALTTAQDAQLPATAYTVKTDNGSYSVNLTLSDPSQQQAVIDEIKKKVDFSAWTQSSSGNDIVWSLPNQAQDQMKRQAVDQALKIIESRINAFGVKEPTLQKHGSDTSGQILLQMPGVDDPERVKKLIGAESNLSLAKIVSPPNPSPVQTYPTKEAALQSIGGAETQTRKVYPYADRDEPSAAGTAKTDPAAKVSRFVVVEYPSVVDGSELREANAVSRTGSEGDYQISFSFKPGGAQKFGDWTGKNINNYMAVLLNGEVKSAAFIKSQIFDSGEISGKFTKTSAEDLALTLKSGALPAKIEYQEERTVGPSLGADSIKAGVEASIGGMAFVIVFMLIYYRGSGVNAVIALIMNMLLTMAALIVIKSTLTLPGIAGLILGVGMAVDSNVLIFERIREELKAGKSIADSIGLGFDKAFITIIDTHITTIISSAILYLYGSGPIRGFAVTLVLGLLINLFSAVFVSRTIFMWLLHRNPKMEKLSI; translated from the coding sequence ATGAAGAACAAAGGTTTGTGGATCAGAACTTTCGTTATCCTGGCGATCACGCTCTCCGGGGTATATCTCGTTTTTGGCCCTCGCAGAGTGCCTGTTGCCAGCGATTTTAGCTGGACCGGCATTAAGGCGAATTTGGCTGAGAACATAAATCTGGGGCTCGATCTGAAAGGCGGCTCGCATCTCGTGATGCGTGTCAAAACTGACGATTACCTCAAAACGCTGACGGAAAATAACGGCCAGGCCGCACTCACGACGGCTCAGGATGCCCAATTGCCCGCAACTGCTTACACCGTAAAGACCGATAACGGCAGCTACTCTGTTAATCTGACACTTTCTGATCCGTCGCAGCAGCAAGCAGTGATCGACGAAATTAAGAAAAAGGTCGATTTTTCGGCCTGGACCCAGAGCAGCAGCGGTAACGACATCGTTTGGTCATTGCCCAATCAGGCTCAGGATCAAATGAAGCGCCAAGCCGTCGATCAGGCGTTAAAGATCATCGAGAGTCGGATAAATGCGTTCGGCGTTAAGGAGCCGACACTCCAGAAGCACGGTTCTGATACTTCGGGTCAGATATTGCTGCAGATGCCGGGTGTCGATGACCCCGAACGCGTCAAGAAGTTGATTGGTGCTGAATCTAATCTTTCACTCGCAAAGATCGTCAGCCCGCCAAATCCCTCGCCGGTGCAGACATACCCGACGAAAGAGGCGGCACTGCAGTCGATCGGCGGTGCGGAGACACAAACTCGGAAAGTCTATCCTTACGCGGATCGCGACGAACCGTCTGCTGCCGGAACGGCTAAGACCGACCCGGCCGCAAAGGTTAGCAGGTTTGTAGTTGTTGAGTATCCGTCGGTTGTGGACGGTAGCGAACTTCGTGAAGCTAACGCGGTTTCACGTACGGGCAGCGAAGGCGATTATCAGATATCGTTCTCGTTCAAACCCGGCGGTGCTCAGAAATTTGGCGATTGGACCGGAAAGAACATCAATAATTATATGGCCGTACTCCTGAACGGAGAGGTCAAATCAGCGGCGTTCATCAAATCGCAGATCTTTGATTCAGGCGAGATCTCTGGGAAGTTTACCAAGACCTCGGCGGAGGATCTGGCGTTGACGCTGAAGTCAGGTGCACTGCCGGCAAAGATCGAGTATCAGGAAGAACGTACGGTCGGGCCAAGCTTGGGTGCTGATTCGATCAAGGCGGGTGTCGAGGCATCGATCGGCGGAATGGCGTTCGTAATTGTCTTTATGCTCATCTACTATCGCGGATCAGGTGTCAATGCGGTCATCGCTTTGATTATGAATATGCTCCTGACGATGGCGGCACTGATCGTGATCAAATCGACGCTGACTCTGCCAGGTATCGCCGGACTTATTTTGGGCGTCGGTATGGCCGTTGACTCGAACGTACTTATTTTCGAGCGAATTCGTGAAGAATTAAAGGCCGGTAAATCGATCGCCGACTCTATCGGATTGGGCTTTGACAAAGCGTTTATTACCATCATCGACACCCACATCACGACGATCATCTCATCGGCGATCTTGTACCTATACGGTTCGGGACCGATCCGCGGATTTGCCGTAACACTCGTTTTGGGGCTTTTGATCAATCTGTTCTCGGCTGTATTTGTCTCGAGGACCATCTTCATGTGGCTACTTCATCGTAACCCCAAAATGGAGAAACTTAGTATTTAA
- the yajC gene encoding preprotein translocase subunit YajC has translation MNNLVLFFQDAGGGGSILWTLLPFVFIFGIFYFLVILPQKKQKQKLQEMIAELKINDEVVTNGGLIGKIKEVKETSFIIQSAEKSFLEVGKSAVVGRKAE, from the coding sequence ATGAACAATTTAGTGCTCTTTTTTCAAGATGCCGGCGGCGGTGGCAGTATCCTCTGGACACTACTTCCTTTCGTCTTTATCTTCGGTATTTTCTACTTTTTGGTCATCCTTCCGCAGAAGAAGCAGAAACAGAAGCTTCAGGAAATGATCGCTGAACTCAAGATCAACGATGAGGTCGTCACCAATGGCGGACTTATCGGTAAGATCAAAGAGGTCAAAGAAACCAGCTTTATTATTCAAAGCGCTGAAAAGTCGTTTTTGGAAGTTGGTAAGAGTGCGGTTGTTGGCCGTAAGGCGGAATAA
- a CDS encoding redoxin domain-containing protein: MEIILLTVRLVLSAVFGIAGVAKLVDPEGSRKAMLGFGLPTFAAGPAAIFLPILEIAIAFSLMFVDTSWPGAIAGSILLAMFLAGMIYQLIKGNAPDCHCFGQLHSEPVGISSLVRNVVLFALALWLVIGGAKAQGMDLANVGTSTLVVFFGTAILAMMVAIIGRQSQHSAAQTALMRRIEMVELMAGEGGTVDRKHAGSPSDGLPMGAFVPDMPLEDSRGQIISTRSVVSEGLPTILFFISPACSPCKALLPRMNEWATDLSDKIKIAFVSSGAIAVNSEIFGELNGRTMLRQKDREFADSMNARWTPSAIFIDRHGKVASHVAAGDTAIAELVERARSSDLDAERLHIKDGDSDSSAKPNEIGTKLPEFALTAIDGREVSSSGIDRQTLIAFWSPSCPHCSKMAEDLRKWDSQKGPQDPDLLLFSDGDLELHSGLGLTSPVVLDKGYVVAATLGMHGTPSAIMIDESGRYASEIAIGAPNIWALIDKKV; the protein is encoded by the coding sequence TGCCGACATTCGCCGCCGGGCCTGCCGCAATTTTCCTGCCGATATTGGAGATCGCTATCGCCTTTTCATTGATGTTCGTGGATACGTCGTGGCCGGGTGCGATAGCCGGCAGTATTTTGCTGGCAATGTTTTTGGCTGGGATGATCTACCAATTGATAAAGGGAAACGCTCCGGACTGTCATTGTTTCGGCCAACTGCATAGCGAACCCGTCGGCATTAGCTCGCTGGTCCGTAATGTCGTGCTTTTCGCTCTCGCGTTATGGCTTGTGATCGGCGGGGCAAAGGCCCAGGGAATGGATCTGGCGAATGTTGGGACATCGACGCTCGTGGTCTTTTTCGGCACGGCAATTTTGGCAATGATGGTTGCGATCATCGGTCGACAGAGCCAACATTCGGCGGCCCAGACAGCGTTGATGCGACGGATCGAAATGGTTGAATTGATGGCCGGCGAAGGCGGCACGGTCGATCGAAAGCACGCGGGAAGCCCGAGCGACGGCCTGCCGATGGGCGCATTTGTGCCGGATATGCCGCTGGAAGATAGTCGCGGCCAAATTATTTCGACAAGGTCGGTCGTATCGGAAGGCTTGCCGACGATCCTGTTTTTCATAAGTCCGGCGTGCTCGCCGTGTAAGGCACTTTTGCCGCGGATGAACGAGTGGGCTACGGACTTGTCAGATAAGATAAAGATCGCGTTCGTCAGTTCCGGTGCGATCGCCGTGAATTCCGAGATCTTCGGTGAACTTAACGGGCGGACGATGCTCCGGCAAAAGGATCGTGAGTTTGCCGATTCAATGAACGCCAGATGGACGCCTTCGGCAATTTTTATCGATAGACACGGTAAGGTTGCAAGCCACGTCGCAGCGGGCGACACTGCCATTGCGGAACTTGTCGAACGAGCACGAAGTAGCGACCTCGATGCCGAGCGACTCCATATCAAAGACGGCGATAGCGATAGTTCGGCTAAACCGAACGAGATCGGGACGAAACTGCCGGAGTTCGCTCTCACGGCGATAGATGGGCGTGAAGTCAGTTCATCAGGTATAGACCGTCAGACGCTGATCGCCTTTTGGAGTCCCTCGTGTCCTCATTGCAGTAAGATGGCCGAGGATCTTCGCAAATGGGATTCGCAGAAAGGACCGCAGGATCCGGATCTTCTGTTATTTTCAGATGGCGATTTAGAACTGCATTCAGGCCTAGGGCTAACATCGCCCGTAGTTTTAGATAAGGGATACGTTGTCGCAGCGACACTCGGAATGCACGGTACACCGTCGGCTATAATGATCGACGAAAGTGGTCGGTATGCGTCTGAGATCGCTATCGGAGCACCAAATATCTGGGCCCTGATCGATAAGAAAGTATAG
- the tgt gene encoding tRNA guanosine(34) transglycosylase Tgt yields MVSPIDWQVTAQDGEARTGILRTRRSEIETPVFMPVGTQGALKGVRFEWLEDEMDARVILANTYHLFLRPGVDIIRELGGLHRFSSWNRSLLTDSGGFQVFSLTDLRKLSEDGVEFCSHIDGTKYFLSPEVSMEIQAALGSDIVMVFDECPPGDAGVDATRKSLELTARWARRSKDRFDELQATGMDSGYLEVNGSGITQALFGIVQGAGHLELRTESLERTVEIGFDGYAIGGLSVGEEKSVMYEVLDHLAPKMPADAPRYLMGVGTPEDLIEGVNCGVDMFDCVIPTRNGRTGSAFTSRGKLNIRNAKFARNDGPLDPECTCSVCKRYSLGYLRHLYQVGEMNAAILISHHNVAFFLNTMRSVRAAIKDGEFQDFRRKFLEGLKANGAESV; encoded by the coding sequence ATGGTAAGTCCGATCGATTGGCAAGTGACAGCCCAAGATGGTGAGGCTCGAACCGGTATTTTGCGAACGCGGCGTTCTGAAATTGAAACGCCGGTCTTTATGCCGGTCGGCACACAAGGTGCCTTAAAAGGGGTTCGTTTTGAATGGCTTGAGGACGAAATGGACGCCCGCGTCATCCTTGCCAACACATACCATCTTTTTCTGCGGCCCGGTGTCGATATTATTCGCGAATTGGGCGGATTGCACCGCTTTTCGTCTTGGAACCGATCGCTATTGACGGATTCCGGCGGATTTCAAGTCTTCTCGCTTACCGATCTGAGAAAGCTTTCCGAGGACGGTGTCGAATTTTGCTCGCATATCGACGGTACGAAGTATTTTTTGTCGCCGGAAGTTTCGATGGAAATACAGGCTGCACTGGGATCGGACATAGTGATGGTATTCGATGAATGTCCGCCCGGTGACGCCGGAGTCGACGCGACCCGTAAAAGCCTAGAGTTGACCGCAAGATGGGCGAGGCGTTCCAAAGATCGCTTTGACGAGCTTCAGGCCACCGGAATGGATAGCGGCTATCTTGAGGTGAACGGGTCGGGTATAACGCAGGCACTATTTGGAATTGTCCAGGGAGCGGGCCATTTAGAGCTCAGGACCGAGAGCCTCGAACGAACCGTCGAGATCGGATTCGACGGATACGCGATCGGCGGATTGAGTGTCGGTGAAGAAAAGTCTGTTATGTACGAGGTGCTCGACCACCTTGCCCCCAAGATGCCGGCCGATGCACCACGATATTTAATGGGAGTCGGCACGCCCGAGGATCTCATCGAAGGGGTGAATTGCGGTGTCGATATGTTCGATTGCGTTATTCCGACGCGCAACGGACGGACGGGAAGTGCCTTTACCTCGAGGGGAAAGCTCAATATCCGCAATGCAAAATTCGCGAGAAATGATGGCCCGCTCGACCCGGAATGCACCTGCTCGGTGTGCAAGCGATATTCGCTGGGCTATCTACGTCATTTGTATCAAGTGGGCGAGATGAACGCCGCGATCCTTATCTCGCATCACAACGTCGCATTCTTTCTAAATACGATGCGAAGTGTGCGAGCGGCCATCAAGGATGGCGAATTTCAAGATTTTCGCCGCAAATTTTTAGAAGGACTTAAAGCAAACGGGGCCGAGAGCGTTTGA